The Methylocella silvestris BL2 DNA segment TCGCCTTTTCCTCAGCGTCGGCTCCGCTGTTCACAAGCGCTCGGATAGCGTGTTTTTGACCACAGGTTCAAGATGGTCGCGCGTTTTCTTTCAGGCGGATTTTTCAAGTCCTTGGCTATGTCTTGTAGCACTGCTGAAGCCTGCAAAAGCTGCTCTGCTTGGATCGCCGGAGCATACCTCTACGGCCGCTTATAAAACTGCGCGCTCAGAGGCGCGCTACGCGTCCAATCAAGCTCGACAGTTTTAGACGCCTGTAGGATACTGAATCAGGTGTTGAGAGTAAAAAACAGAAAGCAGCTTCACATTTTACCATAAGAAATCGTCGTACGGCATTGTTGTATTTATTAAACAACCAAGCCTCTGCGTCTACCCGCCGAATTTCACTAGGGGGTTGCGATGGCGAATCAGGAACCGTTGGAGCAAATTCAAATCGAAGTAGCCGAGAGCCAACTGAATGAACTGCTCGGCCTCGTTCGTCGGATCTACGATCTACATTCCCTCATTTATTTATGCCCTTCCTTCATGGGACATAGCCTCTCGGAGCCCTTTATCGTTCAACCCACATGCCCCGGCTGGGCCGACCGACAAAAGATACAGTCTCAGCTGCTGGTCGATTCAATGACTTCGGCGATAGCGCGCGCCGTGCTCCCCATGGACTGGGCTCAGCTTCGTCGAAGGAGCGCGCAAAAAAGGGGGATACATTTTCTGCCGAACAGCCTCGGCAATAATCGGCAAGGGGTCACGATTCCCGTGCGCGGCCCGTCTGGCGGTTATTGGGCGTTGCTTATCGCCACTTCGAATGAAACGCATCTTCAGTGGACGGCCCGCAGGCACGAACTCACGAAAGACCTCGTCCAGATTGCCTATTACGTACACGCGCGAGCCTGCGACCTGCACGGTGTTTCATATTCAGCCGATGCCGCAGATGTAACGTCGCGCGAGATCGAGGCGCTCCAATTTATGGCCGAAGGTAAAATGATTGTAGAAATAGCAACGCGTATGCGCGTTTCACAATCGACCGTGTTGGCGCTTCTGGAGTCCGCGCGAGTCAAGCTTCACGCGCTCAATCGCGCCCATGCCGCCGCGAAAGCGCTCGGCGTGGGATTGATCTCGAAGGGGCGGTGATCTGCCGCGGTTTGCTAGACACGCAACGCCGGCGGCCTAAAGCATGACTTTGGCCCCAGACGGCGGGCATCCGGCACGTTCCGGTTGAAATTGCTCGATTCGCGCATTTACATGGTCTATATGTCGGGTTGCCGACAGTTTTGGTGGTCGCCTTCGGCGCGTCACGCGGGAAGCCGCCTGTCGGTCTTCGCGGCGATCGCAAAGCCCTTTTCAAGCCCAGAGGCATCGCCATGACAAGCCGGGAAGGAATTTCTGAAGATTCATTATCCACCGTATTCCGCCAGTTCCTCGGGTTTTTCCCAAATACGGACGAGTCACACCTGCCGGGCGCGTGGGGTCCGATCATCCGCAAGGCGCTGCAAAGCACAGCAGCGGCATTTTCAGCAGTACATGCGCCGAGGCTTGGCGCTGGTCCATTGCCCGACCCATGGACAACCATTGCCCTCAATCCTCAGCCGCTCCCGCCGCGCGTCGCTTTTGTCTGCGCAGTGGTACGGGAGGTGGCCGACAGAGCGCTGCTGATCTTTGACGTCGCCAACGCGCAGCGGGGAGGCGGCGATCAAGGCATTATCATTGTCAGCGGCTATGTCTCGCGCTTTGTCGATGACTATTGCGGCGATGATTTCCGCTTCAAATGGCCTTTCCCCGGGCCGCGCCCGGAATGGCTCTCGGAACGAGTGACATCGGTCGATCTGGTGATGGCGGGCCTCAATTTCGAACATGAATCGGCGCTTGCCCCGACCGACGATCTACAAGAG contains these protein-coding regions:
- a CDS encoding helix-turn-helix transcriptional regulator codes for the protein MANQEPLEQIQIEVAESQLNELLGLVRRIYDLHSLIYLCPSFMGHSLSEPFIVQPTCPGWADRQKIQSQLLVDSMTSAIARAVLPMDWAQLRRRSAQKRGIHFLPNSLGNNRQGVTIPVRGPSGGYWALLIATSNETHLQWTARRHELTKDLVQIAYYVHARACDLHGVSYSADAADVTSREIEALQFMAEGKMIVEIATRMRVSQSTVLALLESARVKLHALNRAHAAAKALGVGLISKGR